From a region of the Thermosulfurimonas sp. F29 genome:
- a CDS encoding L,D-transpeptidase family protein: MKFLIRLLLILGLCLPARLLALDRFVIPEGQSVFGEILYHTLSGNETLLDVARAYDLGYNQIVLANPGLDPWIPPAGHRVLIPKEFVLPEGPHTGILVNLPEMRLYYFRTEGGVRVVYTAPIGIGTEGRLTTQGIYTVYRKKEHPYWHVPESIRKEDPTLPEVVPPGPENPLGDYALYLSRGAYAIHGTNRPWGIGRRVSHGCIRLYPEDIKALFPLVPVGTPVRVLYQPVKLGIREGRVYLQAFPDIEKRLPDPVLEVVKMAARLERETGYDLTLDLFRVREVLRKPDGVPREVGEVR, translated from the coding sequence ATGAAATTTTTGATCCGCCTACTTCTAATCTTGGGGCTGTGTCTGCCGGCTCGTCTCCTGGCCCTGGACCGGTTCGTGATCCCGGAGGGACAGAGCGTTTTCGGGGAAATCCTTTACCACACCCTTTCGGGAAACGAGACCCTGCTTGATGTGGCCCGGGCCTACGACCTGGGCTACAACCAGATCGTTCTGGCCAATCCCGGGCTGGATCCCTGGATACCCCCGGCCGGACATCGGGTACTCATCCCCAAGGAATTCGTTCTCCCCGAGGGTCCTCACACGGGTATCCTGGTAAACCTTCCGGAGATGCGTCTTTATTACTTTCGGACCGAAGGCGGGGTCCGGGTGGTTTACACCGCCCCGATAGGAATAGGAACAGAGGGAAGGCTCACCACCCAGGGCATCTACACGGTTTATCGAAAGAAGGAACACCCTTACTGGCATGTGCCGGAATCCATAAGGAAGGAAGATCCCACGCTGCCCGAGGTGGTGCCCCCGGGGCCGGAAAACCCCCTGGGGGATTACGCCCTGTATCTTTCCCGGGGGGCCTACGCCATCCACGGGACCAACCGTCCCTGGGGTATCGGCCGGAGGGTGAGTCACGGCTGCATCCGGCTCTATCCCGAAGACATCAAGGCCCTCTTTCCCCTGGTTCCGGTGGGGACTCCGGTGCGAGTCCTCTACCAGCCGGTGAAACTCGGTATTCGGGAGGGGCGCGTTTACCTTCAGGCCTTCCCCGACATAGAGAAACGGCTTCCGGATCCGGTACTCGAGGTGGTAAAAATGGCCGCGCGTCTCGAAAGAGAGACGGGATACGACCTAACCCTCGATCTCTTCCGGGTGCGAGAGGTGCTCAGGAAACCCGACGGGGTCCCCCGCGAGGTGGGAGAGGTGCGCTGA